A region of Corynebacterium glucuronolyticum DSM 44120 DNA encodes the following proteins:
- the clpB gene encoding ATP-dependent chaperone ClpB: MSDFTPTTKTGEALQTALQLASGKGNPDIRPAHILVAIVEQQDGVAAPVLKAAGVDPQVIATEARKLVEGYPSASGSNMTNPNFNRSALNAFNAAQELAGELGDEYVSTEVLLAGIARGDSDAAKMLARHGATYENIKAAFEQVRGGHKVTNADPENQFQALEKYSTDLTERARQGKIDPVIGRDQEIRRVMQVLSRRTKNNPVLIGEPGVGKTAIVEGLARRIVAGDVPESLKNKRLISLDLGSMVAGAKYRGEFEERLKAVLEEIKNAEGEIVTFIDELHTIVGAGATGDSAMDAGNMIKPLLARGELRLVGATTLDEYRKYIEKDAALERRFQQVYVGEPSVEDGIGILRGLKERYEVHHGVRIQDSALVAAVTLSDRYITNRYLPDKAIDLIDEAASRLRMEIDSSPQEIDEAERIVRRLEVEELALQKETDAASKERLEKLRRELADEKEKLSELRARWANEKEAISHVQKAKEELDRLRTESEEAEREGDLAKLSEIRYGKIPAAEKALQEAEDVVNKEQDTMLTEEVTPDTIAEVVSAWTGIPAGKMLQGETEKLLYMEDVLAGRVVGQKQAVTAVSDAVRRARAGVADPNRPTGSFLFLGPTGVGKTELAKALAEFLFDDERAMVRIDMSEYGEKHSVARLVGAPPGYVGYDQGGQLTEAVRRRPYTVVLFDEVEKAHPDVFDILLQVLDDGRLTDGQGRTVDFRNTLLILTSNLGAGGTKEQMMDAVKRTFKPEFVNRLDDVVIFDSLTKEQLTGIVDIQVGQLAERLAARRLTLQVSDAAKSWLADRGYDPAYGARPLRRLIQQAIGDTLARKLLAGDVRDGDTVHVDVADGGEHLDIESR, from the coding sequence ATGAGTGATTTCACACCAACAACTAAAACAGGGGAGGCCCTGCAGACAGCACTGCAGCTCGCTTCCGGAAAAGGTAACCCGGATATCCGCCCCGCGCATATCCTCGTCGCTATCGTTGAGCAGCAGGACGGCGTCGCCGCCCCGGTGCTTAAGGCCGCAGGCGTAGACCCGCAGGTGATTGCCACCGAGGCTCGCAAGCTTGTTGAGGGCTACCCCTCGGCGTCGGGCTCGAACATGACGAACCCGAACTTTAACCGCAGTGCCCTCAACGCCTTCAACGCCGCGCAGGAACTCGCCGGTGAACTAGGCGACGAATATGTGTCCACCGAGGTGCTCCTCGCGGGCATCGCGCGCGGCGATTCGGATGCAGCAAAGATGCTTGCCCGCCACGGCGCCACGTACGAGAACATTAAAGCGGCTTTCGAGCAGGTCCGCGGTGGTCACAAGGTCACCAACGCCGATCCGGAAAACCAGTTCCAGGCGCTGGAGAAGTACTCCACGGATCTGACGGAGCGCGCCCGCCAGGGCAAGATTGACCCGGTGATCGGCCGTGATCAGGAGATCCGCCGTGTTATGCAGGTGCTGTCCCGCCGGACGAAGAACAACCCGGTGCTCATCGGCGAGCCCGGTGTCGGTAAGACGGCTATCGTCGAAGGCCTTGCCCGCCGCATCGTTGCGGGCGATGTCCCGGAGAGCTTGAAGAACAAGCGCCTCATTAGCTTGGATTTGGGCTCGATGGTCGCCGGTGCGAAGTACCGCGGCGAGTTCGAGGAGCGCCTGAAGGCGGTTCTTGAGGAGATTAAGAACGCTGAAGGTGAGATCGTCACCTTTATCGACGAGCTGCACACTATCGTCGGCGCGGGTGCGACCGGTGATTCCGCAATGGATGCCGGCAACATGATTAAGCCCCTGCTCGCCCGCGGTGAGCTGCGTCTTGTCGGTGCGACCACGCTCGACGAGTACCGCAAGTACATCGAGAAGGATGCAGCGCTGGAGCGCCGCTTCCAGCAGGTGTACGTCGGCGAACCGTCCGTCGAAGACGGCATCGGAATTCTCCGTGGCCTGAAGGAGCGTTATGAGGTGCACCACGGCGTCCGCATCCAGGACTCTGCCCTAGTCGCCGCCGTGACGCTGTCCGATCGCTACATCACCAACCGCTACCTGCCGGATAAGGCCATTGACCTGATCGACGAGGCCGCGTCCCGCCTGCGCATGGAGATCGACTCCTCGCCGCAGGAGATCGACGAGGCCGAGCGCATCGTCCGCCGCCTCGAGGTGGAAGAGCTGGCGCTGCAGAAGGAGACGGACGCCGCCTCCAAGGAGCGTCTGGAAAAGCTCCGCCGCGAGCTCGCCGACGAGAAGGAAAAGCTCTCCGAGTTGCGCGCACGCTGGGCCAACGAGAAGGAGGCTATCAGCCACGTGCAGAAGGCGAAGGAGGAACTCGACCGCCTGCGCACGGAAAGCGAGGAGGCGGAGCGCGAAGGCGACCTGGCCAAGCTCTCCGAGATCCGCTACGGCAAGATTCCGGCTGCCGAGAAGGCCCTGCAGGAAGCCGAGGATGTGGTGAACAAGGAGCAGGACACGATGCTGACGGAGGAGGTCACCCCGGACACGATCGCCGAGGTTGTCTCCGCCTGGACGGGCATCCCCGCCGGCAAGATGCTGCAGGGTGAAACCGAGAAGCTGCTTTATATGGAGGATGTCCTCGCCGGCCGTGTTGTCGGTCAGAAGCAGGCCGTCACCGCGGTCTCGGATGCGGTCCGCCGCGCCCGCGCCGGTGTCGCCGATCCGAACCGCCCGACCGGTTCCTTCCTCTTCCTCGGCCCCACGGGTGTGGGTAAGACGGAGCTGGCCAAGGCGCTCGCGGAGTTCCTCTTCGACGATGAGCGCGCCATGGTCCGCATCGATATGTCCGAGTACGGCGAGAAGCACTCCGTTGCCCGCCTCGTCGGCGCTCCCCCCGGATACGTCGGCTACGACCAGGGTGGTCAGCTCACCGAGGCTGTTCGTCGCCGCCCGTACACGGTTGTGCTTTTCGACGAAGTGGAGAAGGCCCATCCCGACGTCTTCGATATCCTCCTGCAGGTTCTCGATGACGGCAGGCTTACCGACGGCCAGGGGCGCACGGTCGACTTCCGCAACACGCTGTTGATCCTCACCTCGAATCTTGGTGCCGGTGGTACCAAGGAGCAGATGATGGATGCCGTGAAGCGGACGTTCAAGCCGGAGTTCGTCAACCGCCTCGACGATGTGGTGATCTTCGACTCCCTTACAAAGGAGCAGCTCACCGGCATTGTCGACATCCAGGTTGGCCAGCTTGCCGAGCGCCTCGCCGCCCGCCGCCTCACGCTGCAGGTCTCCGACGCCGCCAAGAGCTGGCTTGCCGACCGCGGCTACGACCCCGCCTACGGCGCGCGCCCGCTGCGTCGCCTCATCCAGCAGGCCATCGGCGATACCCTCGCCCGCAAGCTGCTGGCCGGCGACGTCCGCGACGGTGACACCGTCCACGTCGATGTTGCAGACGGTGGCGAGCACCTCGACATTGAATCGAGGTAA
- a CDS encoding YibE/F family protein, with amino-acid sequence MAKHGHQDSRRSGFTGAQLALLVFIGISTLLTLIGLAAYWPPSTAPAINESFTANFALNQNYVPGTVTTVDEGGCPPPNDTGCKRNTVAITGGPNEGISTQLVTHDVVGEPQLNVGDKILLTQTATPDGYTYAFGDYQRAIPLAIWGIVIGLAIIALAAWYGLRSLIGLTYSLGVVVVFLVPALLHGEPAIPLAVTAVSAIIIVSVPLVHGLNWKSASALSGTLLSILVTAVLATWAIGTTNLRGLGDDENLNLVLYLPEVQILGVMLCGFIIGAVGGLNDVTVAQASTVQELSTADPGARPWSLFTSAMKVGRDHVSSMTYTLVLTYTGTALPMLLLQSVSSRSAGLILTGDQVATELLRSGTGALAIVCAVPLTTFIAALVIPARKKSLHYDKSKQWLNHAQRTTHSE; translated from the coding sequence ATGGCCAAACACGGACACCAGGACAGTCGCCGCAGCGGCTTTACCGGCGCGCAGCTGGCGCTCCTCGTATTCATCGGCATAAGCACCCTCCTCACGCTCATCGGACTCGCCGCCTACTGGCCGCCGTCCACCGCGCCCGCCATCAACGAGTCATTCACCGCCAACTTCGCCCTCAACCAGAACTACGTCCCCGGCACGGTGACCACCGTGGACGAGGGCGGCTGCCCGCCGCCCAACGACACCGGCTGCAAGCGCAACACCGTGGCCATCACCGGTGGGCCCAACGAAGGCATCTCCACGCAGCTCGTCACCCACGACGTGGTCGGCGAACCGCAGCTTAACGTCGGCGACAAGATTCTCCTCACCCAGACCGCCACCCCCGACGGCTACACCTACGCCTTCGGGGACTACCAGCGCGCCATCCCGCTGGCGATCTGGGGGATCGTCATCGGGCTCGCCATCATCGCCCTCGCCGCCTGGTACGGACTCCGCTCTCTCATCGGGCTCACCTACTCCCTGGGCGTGGTCGTCGTGTTTCTTGTGCCCGCGCTGCTCCACGGCGAACCCGCGATCCCCCTGGCCGTCACCGCAGTGAGCGCCATCATCATCGTCTCCGTCCCCCTCGTCCACGGCCTCAACTGGAAATCCGCCTCGGCACTGTCCGGCACCTTGCTGTCCATCCTCGTGACCGCCGTCCTCGCCACGTGGGCGATCGGCACCACCAACCTGCGGGGGCTTGGCGACGACGAGAATCTCAACCTCGTCCTTTACCTCCCTGAGGTGCAGATCCTCGGCGTCATGCTGTGCGGCTTCATCATCGGCGCCGTCGGCGGCCTCAACGATGTCACGGTTGCCCAGGCATCCACCGTGCAGGAGCTGTCCACCGCCGACCCCGGCGCGCGGCCGTGGTCACTATTCACCTCCGCCATGAAGGTCGGCCGCGACCACGTCTCCTCCATGACGTACACACTCGTCTTGACGTACACGGGCACCGCGCTGCCGATGCTGTTATTACAGTCCGTTTCCTCGCGCTCCGCCGGCCTCATCCTCACCGGCGACCAGGTGGCCACAGAGCTGCTGCGTTCCGGCACCGGCGCGCTGGCGATTGTGTGCGCTGTCCCCTTAACCACATTTATTGCGGCACTCGTCATCCCCGCGCGCAAAAAGTCATTACACTACGATAAAAGTAAGCAATGGCTAAATCACGCCCAAAGGACGACGCACAGTGAATGA
- a CDS encoding FAD-binding oxidoreductase, whose protein sequence is MNDTLSPVAERLRSVSPEFHEHVRANFFDKCPETMLVFPLHKENVHADLGRVLSFVFDRTPVDGHLTDEMRTLITQLGKDHRKYNVSPRYFHPFVECLRDSLLTLCSDLQFKYLNGADTALGEVSTLLARSIARDDAAGIPRNYTATVVDVQRRCRRISVVRLKTRTPIDFQPGSYFPISSEVTPGIWRFYTSALPPTETGEMEFHVRTNEGGLSSVPLANSRIGDKWLLGNPYGRASIDGDRDVLMIANSVGLAPLRSLILSQVGQLNPARVHLFFGAEYPGELYDLRTLWEVAATAPWLTVTPVVEHDTDKWWVRATEWSQCPRGLNLTEHGTLEEVLPRYGTWADRQILIGGPPAWIPDMRDALVEGGTPPENILYNAL, encoded by the coding sequence GTGAATGACACGCTTTCACCCGTAGCCGAGCGGCTGCGTTCTGTTTCCCCCGAGTTCCATGAACACGTGCGCGCCAACTTCTTTGACAAGTGCCCGGAGACGATGCTCGTATTCCCACTGCACAAGGAAAATGTCCATGCAGACCTGGGGCGAGTTCTCTCCTTCGTGTTCGACCGCACGCCGGTGGACGGGCACCTGACCGATGAGATGCGCACGCTCATCACCCAGCTAGGCAAAGATCACCGTAAATATAATGTCTCGCCGCGCTACTTCCACCCCTTTGTGGAGTGCCTCCGCGATTCGCTTCTCACTTTGTGCTCCGACCTGCAGTTTAAGTATCTCAACGGGGCCGACACCGCCCTCGGTGAGGTGTCCACCTTGCTTGCGCGGTCCATCGCGCGTGATGATGCCGCAGGTATTCCCCGCAATTACACCGCCACCGTTGTCGATGTGCAGCGCCGCTGCCGGCGGATTTCCGTCGTCCGCTTGAAGACGCGCACGCCCATCGACTTCCAACCCGGCTCCTACTTCCCCATTTCTTCGGAGGTCACCCCCGGCATCTGGCGCTTCTACACGTCGGCCCTGCCACCGACGGAGACCGGGGAAATGGAATTCCACGTGCGCACGAATGAGGGTGGTCTGTCCTCCGTGCCACTGGCCAATTCCCGCATCGGCGATAAGTGGCTGCTGGGCAACCCGTACGGGCGCGCGTCTATCGACGGAGACAGGGATGTGCTCATGATTGCGAACTCCGTGGGGCTCGCGCCGCTTCGCTCCCTTATCCTCTCCCAGGTGGGCCAGCTGAATCCTGCGCGCGTTCACCTGTTCTTTGGCGCTGAGTACCCCGGTGAACTGTACGATCTGCGCACTTTGTGGGAGGTCGCCGCAACCGCCCCGTGGCTTACGGTCACCCCTGTGGTGGAGCATGACACCGACAAGTGGTGGGTGCGTGCCACCGAGTGGTCGCAGTGCCCGCGCGGTCTCAATCTCACAGAGCACGGCACGTTGGAGGAGGTTCTCCCCCGCTACGGCACGTGGGCGGACCGCCAGATCCTCATCGGCGGGCCCCCTGCCTGGATCCCCGACATGCGCGATGCCCTCGTCGAAGGCGGCACCCCGCCTGAGAACATCTTGTACAACGCGCTGTAG